A window of Bradyrhizobium sp. AZCC 1719 genomic DNA:
GGCAGATTTTTCCCAGTTGGGCGCGAATGGAAAGGTTCCGTTAACCATTATTACCCTAGCGTTGCACGTGTAGAGGGCGCGTGTGCGCTGGCGGCTTTTGTTTCGCGTTGTGGGGGCATTGTTACCCAGGCTGGTGGCAACCGCGTTCGTTCCTAGATGGAAGCGGGCGGGGCAATGGCTGATAACGAGCAGGCGGAAGGCGCAGACGGCGCAGACGCCGCACCGTCGAAAAAGGGCAAGCTCAAGCTGATCATTGCGGTCGCCGGATTCGTCGCCATCCTTGGCGCCGGCGCCGGCTGGTTCTTCCTGATGCGCGGCCACGGCGAGGAGAAGCACGCCGAAGCGCCGCCGCCGAAGCCGCCGTCCTTCATTGAAGTGCCCGATATGATGGTCAACCTGGTCGGCGCCCCGGGCGAGCGGGTGCAATATCTCCGCGTCAAGGTCGTGCTCGAGATCAAGGAAGAGAAGCAGGTCGAGGCGATCAAGCCGAACCTGCCGCGCGTCACCGACCTGTTCCAGACCTACCTGCGCGAATTGCGTCCCTCCGACATCAACGGTTCGGCGGGCCTGTTTCGCCTCAAGGAAGAGCTGACCAAGCGTGTCAACAACGCGGTGGCGCCGCAGCAGGTGAGCGCCGTGCTGTTTAAGGAAATCGTCGTGCAGTGATGGGGCGGATCTAGCATCATGGCCGGCAACCAAGACCAGATGGACCAGGACGCCATTGCCGCGCAATGGGAAGCCTCGCTGGATTCCGAAGATCCCGCGGCGGCTGCGGAAGAGGCTGCCGCCAATGAACTCTCCGAGAGCATGGCGCTGCAGTGGGCGGCCATGGTCGAGGATGGCGGCCGCGAATTCGGCAACAAGAATTCCGGCGAGCGGGTTCTGTCGCAGGAAGAAATCGACAATCTGCTCGGCTTCACCGTCGGCGATGTCAATCTCGACGACAATTCCGGCATTCGCGCCATCATCGATTCCGCGATGGTGTCCTACGAGCGTCTGCCGATGCTCGAAATCGTGTTCGACCGCCTGGTGCGGCTGATGACCACGAGCTTGCGCAACTTCACCTCCGACAACGTGGAAGTCTCGCTCGACCGCATCACCTCGGTCCGCTTCGGCGACTACATGAACTCAATTCCCCTGCCGGCCGTGCTCAGCGTGTTCAAGGCCGAGGAGTGGGAGAATTTCGGCCTTGCGACGGTCGATTCCAGCCTGATCTATTCGATTATCGACGTGCTGCTCGGCGGCCGCCGCGGCCAGACCTCGTTGCGCATCGAGGGCCGGCCCTACACCACGATCGAAACCAACCTCGTCAAGCGGCTGGTCGAGGTGGTGCTTTCAGACGCCGAGCAGGCGTTCCGGCCGCTGTCGCCGGTGACGTTCTCGATCGACCGGCTGGAAACCAATCCGCGCTTCGCCGCGATCTCCAGGCCCGCCAACGCCGCGATCCTGGTGCGGCTGCGCATCGACATGGAAGACCGCGGCGGCAACATCGAATTGCTGCTGCCCTATGCGACCATCGAGCCGATCCGCCCGGTTCTGCTGCAGATGTTCATGGGCGAAAAATTCGGCCGCGATCCGATCTGGGAAGGGCACTTTGCCACCGAAGTGGCGCAGGCCGAGATATCGGTCGATGCCGTGCTGTATGAAGCCGACATTCCGCTCAAGCATCTGATGAAGCTGAAGGTCGGCGACACGCTGCCGCTGGAGATGCGGCCCGATGCGCTGGTGTCGGTCCGCTGCGGCAACGTCACCCTGACCGAAGGGCGGATGGGCCGGGTCGGCGACCGCGTCGCCATCCGCGTCACCAAGCAATTGCGCAAACCGAATACCACCTTCGCGATGTTCGAGAAGGCCGACGAGCAAACCAAGTTGATGGAGGCACAATGAGTCATTTCCTTGGCATTGTGATCGAGAGTCTGGTGGCGGTTTTGCTACTGCTCACGATCGGTTACTGCATGCTGCTCAACAAGCGGCTGAAGCGGCTGAAGGCGGACGAACATTCGCTGAAAGCCACCATCGCGGAACTGATCACGGCAACCGAAATCGCCGAGCGGGCGATCGGCGGCCTCAAGCACACCGTGCGCGACGTCAACGAGAATCTCGGCAGCCAACTCGCCGCCGCGACTCAGATGGCGGGGCACCTGAAGGGCATGCTCGCCGAAGGCGACGGCGTCATTCGACGGCTGTCCAAGATCGCGATCGCGGCGCGGCCCTCGCAAGAAGCCGAACCCGCAGCACCCAGGGTCTCTACGGCCAAGGCGGTAGCCGCGGCGGCTGAAGCATTCTCCGAACGCCGAAAGGCCAGTGGCCTCGCCGCATGAAGTCGTTTCGCGATATCCGTGTCATTCCGGTCGTGCTGGTCGCGATCTTCGGCCTTGCAGTGCTGAAGGTCGCCGGCCTCGTGATCGATGGCGGATACGTGTTCGATTATCAGGTCAGCCAGCCGGCCAAGCGCTCCTGGGCGCAGGACAATCTGGGCTATCCCGGCGCCCGCGGGCCGGACCCCGCCGACATCACCGGTTCGGTCAAGAAGGAGGAGAAAAAGGAAGAGGCGCCGAAGCCGGCAGCGCCGGCTACCGAGGCACCGAAGCACGACGGCGTCGTGGTGTTTCCCGACCAGAACCCGCAATCGGTGTCGCCGTCGGAGCGCGCCATCCTGGAACGGCTGCAGGCGCGGCGCCAGGAACTGGAGCAGCGCGCGCGTGAAATCGAAATTCGCGAAAGCCTTCTGAAATCGGCCGAGAAGCGCATCGAGGGCCGCGTCGAGGAAATGAAGGCCACCGAGGCGCGGATCTCGACAGCGAGCGGGCAAAAGGCCGAACAGGACGCTGCCCGCTTCAAGGGCATCATCACGATGTACGAGGGCATGAAGCCGAAGGACGCCGCCAAGGTGTTCGACCGGCTGGAAATGTCCGTGCTCTACGAAATCGCCTCCCAGATTGCGCCGCGGAAGATGTCGGACATTCTGGGCCTGATGCAGCCGGAAGCGGCCGAACGGCTGACGGTCGAACTGGCCCGCCGCGCTGCCGGCACCGATAAGTCCACGTCCACGGCCGAGTTGCCGAAAATCGAAGGCAAGATCCTGCAGCCAAAGCCGAACTGACGCAGGATGCGCCGCCGGCCACGGTAGTAACACGTCCGGTCAGAACCTGCGCGGCCCTGACGAGACAAACGAGCGGTGGGCTACGGCGAGCGCGCCGCGCTCGTTGGTTTCAAGGGCGATTTTCTGCGCCAGCATGACATCGCCGGCGACGAGGTCGCCATCGGGAACGAAGCACCATTTGCAGACATGTTGGCCGGTGCCGCTGATTTCCTCGATGTTCGTCTGCGTCCCATGATGGATGCGGTA
This region includes:
- a CDS encoding DUF6468 domain-containing protein; amino-acid sequence: MSHFLGIVIESLVAVLLLLTIGYCMLLNKRLKRLKADEHSLKATIAELITATEIAERAIGGLKHTVRDVNENLGSQLAAATQMAGHLKGMLAEGDGVIRRLSKIAIAARPSQEAEPAAPRVSTAKAVAAAAEAFSERRKASGLAA
- the fliL gene encoding flagellar basal body-associated protein FliL; the encoded protein is MADNEQAEGADGADAAPSKKGKLKLIIAVAGFVAILGAGAGWFFLMRGHGEEKHAEAPPPKPPSFIEVPDMMVNLVGAPGERVQYLRVKVVLEIKEEKQVEAIKPNLPRVTDLFQTYLRELRPSDINGSAGLFRLKEELTKRVNNAVAPQQVSAVLFKEIVVQ
- a CDS encoding MotE family protein, with protein sequence MKSFRDIRVIPVVLVAIFGLAVLKVAGLVIDGGYVFDYQVSQPAKRSWAQDNLGYPGARGPDPADITGSVKKEEKKEEAPKPAAPATEAPKHDGVVVFPDQNPQSVSPSERAILERLQARRQELEQRAREIEIRESLLKSAEKRIEGRVEEMKATEARISTASGQKAEQDAARFKGIITMYEGMKPKDAAKVFDRLEMSVLYEIASQIAPRKMSDILGLMQPEAAERLTVELARRAAGTDKSTSTAELPKIEGKILQPKPN
- the fliM gene encoding flagellar motor switch protein FliM, producing MAGNQDQMDQDAIAAQWEASLDSEDPAAAAEEAAANELSESMALQWAAMVEDGGREFGNKNSGERVLSQEEIDNLLGFTVGDVNLDDNSGIRAIIDSAMVSYERLPMLEIVFDRLVRLMTTSLRNFTSDNVEVSLDRITSVRFGDYMNSIPLPAVLSVFKAEEWENFGLATVDSSLIYSIIDVLLGGRRGQTSLRIEGRPYTTIETNLVKRLVEVVLSDAEQAFRPLSPVTFSIDRLETNPRFAAISRPANAAILVRLRIDMEDRGGNIELLLPYATIEPIRPVLLQMFMGEKFGRDPIWEGHFATEVAQAEISVDAVLYEADIPLKHLMKLKVGDTLPLEMRPDALVSVRCGNVTLTEGRMGRVGDRVAIRVTKQLRKPNTTFAMFEKADEQTKLMEAQ